The Agromyces sp. LHK192 genome includes a window with the following:
- a CDS encoding dihydroorotase family protein — protein sequence MSIDLRITGGTVVTPSGPVAGDLLVHDGRVAGVVARDVAVDADRTIDASGRLVLPGMVDVHVHTREPGYEHKDDILTTSQQAAAGGVTTMFGMPNLKPPTVDVETLTDVFERYTSSSIVDWNHNPAPTKFDEIVPMAEMGVNAFKIYMVVDTGRDYPHPSGTGIHDHGHLLEIMDRIAPTGKRFIVHPHDQALMDYIEGAVLASGDNTPEGYASAYAAREGVIWDTAIDVVLRLAEASGCPVHIAHIQTRRSIEAVRRAKANGIDVTCEVNHWAPFLSTWEDVQTLGPYALSYWVPDENRLAIWEGMRDGTIDIASSDHAPHTREEKEIGWTQMWSAHTGTPGIQYYYELMLDAVNRGELELDRVVEMVAGVPAGKFGLAGVKGSLEVGADADVVIADMACEWTITDDDVLSKIGWTPYNGRTISARIERTLVRGRDVYADGAVVGEPGFGKLAAAPAARTAELAASEGK from the coding sequence ATGAGCATCGACCTGAGGATCACCGGAGGCACCGTCGTCACCCCGAGCGGCCCCGTCGCGGGCGACCTGCTCGTGCACGACGGCAGGGTCGCGGGCGTCGTCGCCCGAGACGTCGCCGTCGATGCCGACCGCACCATCGACGCATCCGGGCGGCTCGTGCTGCCCGGCATGGTCGACGTGCACGTGCACACCCGCGAGCCCGGCTACGAGCACAAGGACGACATCCTCACCACCTCGCAGCAGGCCGCCGCCGGCGGCGTCACGACCATGTTCGGCATGCCCAACCTGAAGCCGCCGACGGTCGACGTCGAGACGCTCACCGACGTGTTCGAGCGCTACACGTCGAGCTCGATCGTCGACTGGAACCACAACCCGGCTCCCACGAAGTTCGACGAGATCGTGCCCATGGCCGAGATGGGCGTCAACGCGTTCAAGATCTACATGGTCGTCGACACGGGCCGCGACTACCCGCACCCGTCGGGCACCGGCATCCACGACCACGGGCACCTGCTCGAGATCATGGACCGCATCGCCCCCACCGGGAAGCGGTTCATCGTGCACCCGCACGACCAGGCGCTCATGGACTACATCGAGGGGGCGGTGCTCGCCAGCGGCGACAACACCCCCGAGGGCTACGCCTCGGCGTACGCCGCACGGGAGGGCGTCATCTGGGACACGGCGATCGACGTCGTGCTGCGCCTCGCGGAGGCATCCGGATGCCCCGTGCACATCGCCCACATCCAGACGCGCCGCTCGATCGAGGCCGTGCGCCGCGCGAAGGCCAACGGCATCGACGTGACCTGCGAGGTGAACCACTGGGCGCCGTTCCTCTCCACCTGGGAGGACGTGCAGACCCTCGGGCCGTACGCCCTGTCGTACTGGGTGCCCGACGAGAACCGGCTCGCGATCTGGGAGGGCATGCGCGACGGCACGATCGACATCGCGAGCTCCGACCACGCGCCCCATACGCGCGAGGAGAAGGAGATCGGCTGGACGCAGATGTGGAGCGCCCACACCGGCACGCCGGGCATCCAGTACTACTACGAGCTCATGCTCGACGCCGTGAACCGGGGCGAGCTCGAGCTCGACCGCGTCGTCGAGATGGTCGCCGGCGTGCCGGCCGGCAAGTTCGGGCTCGCGGGGGTCAAGGGGTCGCTCGAGGTCGGCGCCGACGCCGACGTCGTGATCGCCGACATGGCCTGCGAGTGGACGATCACCGACGACGACGTGCTGTCGAAGATCGGCTGGACGCCCTACAACGGCCGCACCATCAGCGCGCGCATCGAGCGCACCCTCGTGCGCGGGCGCGACGTCTACGCCGACGGCGCCGTCGTCGGCGAGCCCGGATTCGGGAAGCTCGCGGCCGCTCCGGCCGCGCGGACGGCCGAACTGGCCGCATCGGAAGGGAAGTGA
- a CDS encoding alpha/beta hydrolase yields MQTTPVEFTSEGDRLSGIWRTPDAEGPYRAIVQGPGWLGLKDAKLYVRYHEALVAAGFAVLVFDYRGFGDSGGDRGILSPARQLQDLVNAVTYLTTRDDVIADAIGVFGTGGTGGGNAVLLADADPRIKAAVSQVPVADGTDWLHRMRQEHEWLAFLKSLDDDRRLRVTTGAGRLVHPREEIMVPTPERRATTIKADVDDRIPSAIPLSCAEEILAYRPIDAAGRLKTPLLVIGVEGDATTPTDHAEVLYAAAKGPKQLVMQRHTTHYAAYDRYWTETTPLIVDWLDRYVRPSDVEVRTTRSPGSGEVTERLEAPVQAAALEEAVR; encoded by the coding sequence ATGCAGACGACCCCAGTCGAGTTCACCAGCGAGGGCGATCGCCTCTCCGGGATCTGGCGCACCCCCGACGCCGAAGGCCCGTACCGCGCGATCGTCCAGGGCCCCGGCTGGCTCGGACTCAAGGACGCCAAGCTCTACGTGCGCTACCACGAGGCGCTCGTCGCCGCCGGATTCGCCGTGCTCGTCTTCGACTACCGCGGATTCGGCGACTCGGGCGGCGACCGGGGCATCCTGTCGCCGGCACGACAGCTGCAGGACCTCGTGAACGCGGTCACCTACCTCACCACCCGCGACGACGTGATCGCCGATGCGATCGGCGTCTTCGGCACCGGCGGCACCGGCGGCGGCAACGCCGTGCTCCTCGCCGACGCCGACCCCCGCATCAAGGCGGCCGTGAGCCAGGTGCCCGTCGCCGACGGCACCGACTGGCTGCACCGGATGCGCCAGGAGCACGAATGGCTGGCCTTCCTGAAGAGCCTCGACGACGACCGCAGGCTCCGTGTCACGACCGGCGCCGGCAGGCTCGTGCACCCCCGCGAGGAGATCATGGTGCCGACGCCCGAACGGCGCGCCACCACCATCAAGGCCGACGTCGACGACCGCATCCCGAGCGCCATCCCCCTCTCCTGCGCCGAGGAGATCCTCGCGTACCGGCCCATCGACGCGGCCGGTCGCCTCAAGACCCCGCTCCTCGTGATCGGCGTCGAGGGCGACGCGACCACGCCGACCGACCACGCCGAAGTGCTCTACGCCGCGGCGAAGGGCCCGAAGCAGCTCGTCATGCAGCGGCACACCACCCACTACGCCGCGTACGACCGCTACTGGACCGAGACCACCCCGCTGATCGTCGACTGGCTCGATCGCTACGTGCGCCCGAGCGACGTCGAGGTCCGCACCACCCGCTCGCCCGGATCGGGCGAGGTCACCGAACGCCTGGAGGCACCCGTGCAGGCAGCAGCACTCGAGGAGGCCGTGCGATGA
- a CDS encoding ABC transporter substrate-binding protein: MRRSIPRSSLAAAAGIAVFALLTGCAGGTAGASDPVELADGEPAAAEDTEITVAIPFPDITMYSMFILATDLGYYEEEGLTVEVITADNVTAAVASGSADIGVESTGTVIEAIRGGVEVDLVSGHYCRQNFDFAVQPGIESVDDLEGTSIVLAGTPGDPAEFQRARVLAEEGWDLEGVDTEVVYPGPGSESWTEFFVNDKITLQPFYGDDRPALEEHGAEFPVEALRNWANDVMVAGSSYAQENPNTLVRFLRATLKGVDFMTAPAPGQFPENVSEVLEIYEANDFDVEALRGSDSVWVLDGHLACQNLYFDAEAWDTTVETQELEPIEFDDAQLVYLEKAQELLDLDNSGPETLPYP; this comes from the coding sequence ATGCGCAGATCCATCCCCCGATCGAGCCTCGCAGCCGCAGCCGGCATCGCCGTGTTCGCACTGCTCACCGGATGCGCCGGCGGCACCGCCGGGGCATCCGACCCCGTCGAACTCGCCGACGGCGAGCCCGCCGCCGCCGAGGACACCGAGATCACGGTGGCCATCCCGTTCCCCGACATCACGATGTACTCCATGTTCATCCTCGCGACCGACCTGGGCTACTACGAGGAGGAAGGACTCACCGTCGAGGTCATCACGGCCGACAACGTGACGGCGGCCGTCGCGAGCGGCAGTGCCGACATCGGCGTCGAGTCGACCGGAACCGTCATCGAGGCGATCCGCGGCGGCGTCGAGGTCGACCTCGTCTCCGGACACTACTGCCGGCAGAACTTCGATTTCGCGGTCCAGCCGGGCATCGAGTCGGTCGACGACCTCGAGGGTACCTCGATCGTGCTCGCGGGCACGCCGGGCGACCCCGCCGAGTTCCAGCGCGCACGCGTGCTGGCCGAGGAGGGCTGGGACCTCGAGGGCGTGGACACCGAGGTCGTCTACCCCGGCCCCGGGTCGGAATCGTGGACCGAGTTCTTCGTCAACGACAAGATCACCCTCCAGCCCTTCTACGGCGACGACCGTCCCGCGCTCGAGGAGCACGGAGCGGAGTTCCCCGTCGAAGCGCTGCGCAACTGGGCCAACGACGTCATGGTCGCCGGCTCGTCGTACGCGCAGGAGAACCCGAACACGCTGGTGCGGTTCCTGCGGGCGACGCTCAAGGGCGTCGACTTCATGACCGCACCCGCGCCCGGGCAGTTCCCCGAGAACGTCAGCGAGGTGCTCGAGATCTACGAGGCCAACGACTTCGACGTCGAGGCGCTCCGCGGGTCGGACAGCGTCTGGGTGCTCGACGGACACCTGGCGTGCCAGAACCTCTACTTCGACGCCGAGGCCTGGGACACCACCGTCGAGACGCAGGAGCTCGAGCCGATCGAGTTCGACGATGCACAGCTCGTGTACCTCGAGAAGGCGCAGGAACTGCTCGACCTCGACAACTCGGGCCCGGAGACGCTGCCCTACCCCTGA
- a CDS encoding RidA family protein, translated as MRREIVRPEGVYPPTADFSQAVRVSGGDLVFVSGIIGMRPDGTMPAGAREQVELAFANLAVVLDAAGATPADVVKVTLFVRDDFALVRDDVREIRARYFTHDFPVSTLVQVAGFAGADYRFEIEAIAAVS; from the coding sequence GTGCGACGCGAGATCGTGCGGCCGGAGGGCGTGTACCCGCCCACCGCCGACTTCAGCCAGGCCGTCCGGGTCTCCGGCGGCGACCTGGTGTTCGTGAGCGGCATCATCGGCATGCGGCCCGACGGCACGATGCCGGCCGGCGCGCGCGAGCAGGTCGAGCTCGCGTTCGCGAACCTCGCCGTCGTGCTGGATGCCGCGGGCGCGACCCCGGCCGACGTCGTGAAGGTGACCCTCTTCGTCCGCGACGACTTCGCGCTCGTGCGCGACGACGTGCGCGAGATCCGGGCGAGGTACTTCACGCACGACTTCCCGGTGTCGACGCTCGTGCAGGTCGCCGGCTTCGCCGGCGCCGACTACCGGTTCGAGATCGAGGCGATCGCCGCCGTCTCCTGA
- a CDS encoding ABC transporter ATP-binding protein — MTSIEPGGAEAPPEREPEALISVRGLSVAYDVARTGRKLVAIDGVDLDVREGEFVTVLGPSGCGKTTFMNVIAGLVKPTAGEVVVAGERVTGPGPDRAVVFQDYALLPWRTVFDNVRFGLEMQKGLKGPGWRDRVAEAIELVGLGGFEHSYPRELSGGMQQRVGLARAIVAQPRILLMDEPLGAVDALTREVMRDEIEKLIAATGKTVLFITHSIEEAILLGDRIVVFKSHPGAIKEVIETRLERPRSERSVQSDPRFLELRDHLWDALQGEATAAAVSK, encoded by the coding sequence ATGACATCGATCGAACCGGGCGGTGCCGAGGCGCCACCCGAGCGGGAGCCCGAGGCGCTGATCTCGGTGCGGGGGCTCTCGGTCGCCTACGACGTGGCGAGGACCGGGCGCAAGCTCGTCGCGATCGACGGGGTCGACCTCGACGTCCGCGAGGGCGAGTTCGTCACCGTGCTGGGGCCGTCGGGCTGCGGCAAGACGACGTTCATGAACGTGATCGCGGGGCTCGTGAAGCCGACCGCGGGTGAGGTCGTCGTGGCCGGGGAGCGGGTGACCGGCCCCGGCCCGGACCGCGCCGTCGTGTTCCAGGATTACGCGCTGCTGCCCTGGCGCACCGTGTTCGACAACGTGCGGTTCGGGCTCGAGATGCAGAAGGGGCTGAAGGGCCCCGGGTGGCGCGACCGCGTCGCCGAGGCCATCGAGCTCGTCGGGCTCGGCGGGTTCGAGCACTCGTACCCGCGCGAGCTGTCGGGCGGCATGCAGCAGCGCGTCGGCCTCGCCCGGGCGATCGTGGCGCAGCCGCGGATCCTGCTCATGGACGAGCCGCTCGGCGCCGTCGACGCACTCACCCGCGAGGTCATGCGGGACGAGATCGAGAAGCTCATCGCCGCGACCGGCAAGACGGTGCTCTTCATCACCCACTCGATCGAGGAGGCGATCCTCCTCGGCGACCGCATCGTGGTGTTCAAGAGCCACCCCGGCGCGATCAAGGAGGTCATCGAGACCCGGCTCGAGCGCCCCCGGTCGGAGCGCAGCGTGCAGAGCGACCCACGGTTCCTCGAGCTGCGCGACCACCTGTGGGACGCGCTGCAGGGCGAGGCGACCGCGGCGGCGGTGTCGAAGTGA
- a CDS encoding LLM class flavin-dependent oxidoreductase, whose amino-acid sequence MKFGLLLPHFGEEASREKLLEGSKLAEKMGFDSVWVRDHLVFEPHGEMEKPNRTFYDALTTLTAIGAVTERLELGTGSLIPFRHPLVTALMAGTITQLVGPRLILGFGAGTFDHEFEAVGWGDLNRVEAVRSNAEILKRVFTENDVTYDDGIFAFENVTIEPKPVGGPVPFWYCGATPASARLAAEYADGWMPGRISLRTMEKRIRTMREMTDASGRPMPTIAVIPPTSIEETREEALKHVNIPGLLAWANKARFTVKPESGSFQTVEDLEGQLIVGSPDEAVDEIRKFAAIGTEHLVFDFRFKFDRFFEQIELLGTEVLPKLREHAAEPALT is encoded by the coding sequence ATGAAGTTCGGTCTGCTGCTGCCCCACTTCGGGGAAGAGGCGAGTCGCGAGAAGCTGCTGGAGGGCTCGAAGCTCGCCGAGAAGATGGGCTTCGACTCGGTGTGGGTGCGCGATCACCTCGTGTTCGAGCCGCACGGCGAGATGGAGAAGCCGAACCGCACGTTCTACGACGCGCTCACCACGCTCACCGCGATCGGCGCCGTCACCGAGCGGCTCGAGCTCGGCACGGGTTCGCTGATCCCGTTCCGCCACCCGCTCGTCACGGCCCTCATGGCCGGCACGATCACGCAACTGGTCGGTCCGCGCCTCATCCTCGGCTTCGGCGCGGGCACGTTCGACCACGAGTTCGAGGCCGTCGGCTGGGGCGACCTGAACCGCGTCGAGGCCGTGCGCTCCAACGCCGAGATCCTCAAGCGCGTCTTCACCGAGAACGACGTCACGTACGACGACGGCATCTTCGCGTTCGAGAACGTCACGATCGAGCCGAAGCCCGTCGGCGGCCCGGTGCCGTTCTGGTACTGCGGCGCGACGCCCGCGTCGGCGCGCCTCGCGGCCGAGTACGCCGACGGCTGGATGCCGGGCCGCATCTCGCTGCGCACCATGGAGAAGCGCATCCGGACGATGCGCGAGATGACGGATGCCTCGGGCCGGCCCATGCCCACGATCGCGGTGATCCCGCCGACCTCGATCGAGGAGACCCGCGAGGAGGCACTGAAGCACGTGAACATCCCGGGCCTGCTCGCCTGGGCGAACAAGGCGCGGTTCACCGTCAAGCCCGAGTCGGGCAGCTTCCAGACCGTCGAGGACCTCGAGGGCCAGCTCATCGTCGGCAGCCCCGACGAGGCGGTCGACGAGATCCGCAAGTTCGCCGCGATCGGCACCGAGCACCTGGTGTTCGACTTCCGATTCAAGTTCGATCGGTTCTTCGAGCAGATCGAACTGCTCGGCACCGAGGTGCTGCCCAAGCTCCGCGAGCACGCGGCGGAGCCGGCGCTCACCTGA
- a CDS encoding ABC transporter permease: MSVTSATGTRRIVRPRRVVRTDEAKWVWLLVGVIAAILLVWEAAVSWLHLVPAVFLPPPTEVFGAFVALLWDPEFWTAFAFSMQNLLVGLVLAVVVGVVVGLAVGWSPVLRFTVAPFLWLLYSTPKVALAPLFILILGLGNESKIALVFLLAVFPIILNTMEGAVTVSPSLVNAGRVFGVNGIALGWKVIFPATLPYSLSGIQRGAALGFTGEVLGEFLGGTGGLGHLLEYAAYQFMMAEAIAMVIVMVIIANLTLWLISTLRRRLAPWYDDRRIVGAS; this comes from the coding sequence ATGAGCGTCACGTCTGCCACCGGCACGCGCCGGATCGTCCGACCGAGGCGGGTCGTGCGCACCGACGAGGCGAAGTGGGTGTGGCTGCTCGTCGGCGTGATCGCCGCGATCCTGCTGGTGTGGGAGGCCGCCGTCAGCTGGTTGCACCTCGTGCCCGCGGTCTTCCTCCCGCCGCCCACCGAGGTCTTCGGCGCGTTCGTCGCGCTCCTGTGGGATCCCGAGTTCTGGACCGCCTTCGCGTTCAGCATGCAGAACCTGCTGGTCGGTCTCGTGCTCGCGGTCGTCGTCGGCGTGGTGGTCGGCCTCGCGGTCGGCTGGTCGCCGGTGCTGCGGTTCACGGTCGCACCGTTCCTGTGGCTGCTGTACTCGACGCCGAAGGTCGCGTTGGCACCGCTGTTCATCCTGATCCTCGGTCTCGGGAACGAGTCGAAGATCGCGCTGGTGTTCCTCCTCGCCGTGTTCCCCATCATCCTGAACACGATGGAGGGCGCGGTCACGGTGAGTCCGTCGCTCGTGAACGCCGGGCGCGTGTTCGGCGTGAACGGCATCGCGCTCGGGTGGAAGGTGATCTTCCCGGCGACCCTCCCGTACAGCCTGTCGGGCATCCAGCGCGGAGCCGCCCTCGGGTTCACCGGCGAGGTGCTCGGCGAGTTCCTCGGCGGCACGGGCGGCCTCGGGCACCTGCTCGAGTACGCCGCCTACCAGTTCATGATGGCCGAGGCGATCGCGATGGTGATCGTGATGGTGATCATCGCGAACCTCACGCTGTGGCTCATCTCGACGCTGCGGCGCCGCCTGGCGCCCTGGTACGACGACCGCAGGATCGTCGGGGCGTCGTAG
- a CDS encoding CaiB/BaiF CoA-transferase family protein, producing MTEASRTGASRTGASRTRPAGAGAGRGPLAGVRVVELGQYISGPYAAKLLADLGADVVKVESPDGDPMRRWEGHGQMSPQFAAYNRGKRSVVLDLKSEAGLAALHDLARTADVLIENFRPGVADRLGFGPDVLRDLNPRLITCSITGFGHDGPYAARPAYDTVISAVGAMYSQVVPAGTLRPLGPAFSDLLSGMSAAQAVLAALHARTARAANGAGGGDGADDRGVEVGEHLEVSMVGSLIDFLTEAASTYLETGQVAGPDSRPRRAQAYACVGSDGRAFVVHLSVPEKFWTGLLTVLERPDLAADPRFATREARVRNYDALDAELKVATAARPRQHWLDRLAAHDIPHGPLNTVADLFDDPQVASMGLVETIAGPDGEPLRVPVPSTVFHRSGRPPLTAAPALGADGERLLALENGARA from the coding sequence ATGACCGAGGCATCCCGAACCGGGGCATCCCGAACCGGGGCATCCCGGACCCGACCCGCCGGCGCCGGCGCCGGTCGCGGACCGCTCGCCGGCGTCCGCGTGGTCGAACTCGGCCAGTACATCTCGGGCCCCTATGCGGCCAAGCTCCTCGCCGACCTCGGCGCCGACGTCGTCAAGGTCGAGTCCCCCGACGGCGACCCGATGCGGCGGTGGGAGGGGCACGGGCAGATGAGCCCGCAGTTCGCCGCCTACAACCGCGGCAAGCGCTCGGTCGTGCTCGACCTCAAGAGCGAGGCCGGACTGGCGGCGCTGCACGACCTCGCTCGCACCGCCGACGTGCTCATCGAGAACTTCCGGCCGGGGGTGGCCGACCGGCTCGGCTTCGGACCCGACGTGCTTCGCGACCTGAACCCGCGGCTGATCACCTGCTCGATCACCGGGTTCGGGCACGACGGACCGTACGCGGCGCGCCCCGCCTACGACACCGTGATCTCCGCGGTCGGCGCGATGTACAGCCAGGTGGTGCCGGCCGGCACGCTGCGCCCGCTCGGCCCCGCGTTCTCCGACCTGCTCTCGGGGATGTCGGCGGCGCAGGCGGTGCTCGCGGCGCTGCACGCCCGCACCGCGCGCGCGGCGAACGGCGCGGGCGGCGGCGACGGCGCAGACGACCGGGGCGTCGAGGTCGGCGAGCATCTCGAGGTCTCGATGGTGGGCTCGCTCATCGACTTCCTCACCGAGGCGGCATCGACCTACCTCGAGACCGGGCAGGTCGCCGGGCCCGACTCGCGTCCGCGCCGCGCGCAGGCGTACGCGTGCGTCGGATCCGACGGCCGCGCCTTCGTCGTGCACCTGTCGGTCCCCGAGAAGTTCTGGACCGGACTGCTCACCGTGCTCGAGCGCCCCGACCTCGCCGCCGACCCCCGTTTCGCCACGCGCGAGGCGCGCGTACGCAACTACGACGCGCTCGACGCCGAACTCAAGGTCGCGACGGCGGCGCGGCCGCGGCAGCACTGGCTCGACCGGCTCGCCGCCCACGACATCCCGCACGGGCCGCTCAACACGGTCGCCGACCTCTTCGACGACCCCCAGGTCGCGTCGATGGGCCTCGTCGAGACCATCGCCGGGCCCGACGGCGAGCCGTTGCGCGTCCCGGTGCCGAGCACCGTGTTCCACCGCAGCGGCCGCCCGCCGCTGACCGCGGCACCCGCGCTCGGTGCCGACGGCGAACGACTCCTCGCGCTCGAGAACGGAGCCCGCGCATGA
- a CDS encoding alcohol dehydrogenase catalytic domain-containing protein, with amino-acid sequence MHAAVLMTHGLDGIAVRQVDRPAPGPGDVLIEVETVGVNQLDLNVIAGHGPGAAARLPRVLGIDPAGTVVEVGSGVDPARVGSRVVVKPNVPCGACHACMAGRESNCPAQQVVGVHRDGGAARYVAVPAVVAFDRGDLSAEQATAAVHSVPIVLNALETAGVEPGERLLVTGAGGTLGRVAVQLAHHLGARVVAASRNPIDGLPPGVEDLVTGPEADLAGALARATAPAEPFDVVIDVGGSARVLADAIAVLGWGGRAVLCAGSVDTDLRLDSRAFYLGRRRLIGVASADLDQVRRGLGLVADGASRPAIAARYCLADIASAYREFPAIHGGKVLIDVHPSPEPSRTEDREEQTA; translated from the coding sequence GTGCACGCAGCCGTCCTCATGACCCACGGTCTCGACGGCATCGCCGTCCGCCAGGTCGATCGTCCCGCGCCGGGACCGGGCGACGTGCTCATCGAGGTCGAGACCGTCGGCGTCAACCAGCTCGACCTCAACGTGATCGCCGGCCACGGACCCGGTGCCGCGGCACGGCTGCCGCGCGTCCTCGGCATCGACCCCGCAGGCACCGTCGTCGAGGTCGGCTCCGGGGTCGATCCCGCCAGGGTCGGCTCGCGCGTCGTGGTCAAGCCGAACGTTCCCTGCGGTGCCTGCCACGCCTGCATGGCAGGGCGTGAGTCGAACTGCCCCGCCCAGCAGGTGGTCGGAGTCCATCGCGACGGGGGAGCCGCACGATACGTCGCGGTCCCCGCCGTCGTCGCCTTCGACCGCGGCGATCTGTCGGCCGAGCAGGCGACGGCCGCCGTGCACAGCGTGCCCATCGTGCTCAACGCGCTCGAGACCGCGGGTGTCGAACCCGGTGAGCGCCTGCTCGTGACCGGCGCCGGGGGAACGCTCGGCCGCGTCGCCGTGCAGCTCGCGCACCACCTCGGTGCGCGGGTCGTCGCGGCATCCAGGAACCCGATCGACGGGTTGCCGCCGGGCGTCGAGGACCTCGTCACCGGCCCCGAGGCCGATCTCGCCGGAGCGCTCGCGCGCGCCACGGCGCCGGCCGAACCGTTCGACGTCGTCATCGACGTCGGCGGCAGCGCACGCGTGCTCGCCGACGCGATCGCCGTGCTCGGATGGGGCGGCCGGGCCGTGCTGTGCGCGGGATCCGTCGACACCGACCTGCGACTCGACTCGCGCGCCTTCTACCTCGGCCGGCGACGGCTGATCGGGGTGGCGAGCGCCGACCTCGACCAGGTGCGACGCGGCCTCGGACTCGTCGCCGACGGCGCCTCCCGGCCCGCGATCGCGGCTCGCTACTGCCTCGCCGACATCGCGTCCGCCTACCGCGAGTTCCCCGCGATCCACGGCGGCAAGGTCCTGATCGACGTGCACCCCAGTCCCGAGCCCTCCCGCACGGAGGACCGAGAGGAGCAGACCGCATGA
- a CDS encoding ABC transporter permease produces the protein MTSTLLAGGPNVGRGGIGAWLAGLSPRGKAAVLAAEVVVMLALWQLVVGVLGWINPVFFPPPSAIWQGFTELVASGTLATNALVSLQAWLTGFAIAVVVGIPIGLLMGTSLPVDRVVGPIAWTIYATPTIAYQPLAKAWFGFGIGPVVFLVTISALFPILLNVAAGMRTTNPSIIRAGRVYGAGRMQLYRSVYLPSTVPFLFAGLRQAVVLATIGMVVAELTGSAEGMGAVIIKASNTYQTDQAFAAIALVVIWSVGMTQVVTLVERWVAPWTRKGRR, from the coding sequence GTGACGAGCACGCTCCTCGCGGGCGGCCCCAACGTCGGACGCGGCGGCATCGGCGCGTGGCTGGCCGGGCTGAGCCCGCGCGGCAAGGCGGCGGTGCTCGCGGCCGAGGTCGTCGTGATGCTCGCCCTGTGGCAGCTCGTCGTCGGCGTGCTCGGCTGGATCAATCCCGTCTTCTTCCCGCCGCCGTCGGCGATCTGGCAGGGGTTCACCGAACTCGTCGCGAGCGGAACGCTGGCGACGAACGCGCTCGTCTCGCTCCAGGCCTGGCTCACCGGGTTCGCGATCGCGGTCGTGGTCGGCATCCCGATCGGCCTGCTCATGGGCACCTCGCTCCCGGTCGACCGGGTCGTCGGGCCGATCGCGTGGACGATCTACGCGACGCCGACGATCGCGTACCAGCCGCTCGCGAAGGCGTGGTTCGGGTTCGGCATCGGCCCGGTCGTCTTCCTCGTCACGATCAGCGCCCTGTTCCCGATCCTGCTGAACGTCGCGGCGGGCATGCGCACGACGAATCCGTCGATCATCCGCGCCGGCCGGGTCTACGGGGCCGGACGGATGCAGCTCTACCGGTCGGTGTACCTGCCGTCGACGGTGCCGTTCCTGTTCGCCGGACTCCGCCAGGCCGTCGTGCTCGCCACGATCGGCATGGTCGTCGCCGAGCTCACGGGTTCGGCGGAGGGCATGGGCGCCGTGATCATCAAGGCGTCGAACACGTACCAGACCGACCAGGCGTTCGCCGCGATCGCGCTCGTCGTGATCTGGAGCGTCGGCATGACGCAGGTGGTGACCCTCGTCGAACGGTGGGTCGCCCCGTGGACGAGGAAGGGCCGCCGATGA
- a CDS encoding amidohydrolase family protein, with protein sequence MNRIDDLVAIDVHTHPQTEEFLAAMGRRHLEMAKHFGRERPVVSFAEQADQYRERRMMAVLLNSDSETTSGIPGAPNDLLGRAQADHPDVFIAFAGIDPWKGEAAIAEIRRMHAEYGIKGVGELNASRQRFLPNDRRFFPIWEACAELGLVVLFHSGFPGAGAGTPGGGGYRLENARPIPYLDDVAAEFPELRIISAHPAWPWHLENLAMVWHKSNVYLDLSGWAPKYLPPEVVRYADSLITDRVLFGSDWPVMTPDRWMDEFAELPFKEASRRRILLDNARTLFGL encoded by the coding sequence ATGAACCGCATCGACGACCTCGTCGCCATCGACGTGCACACCCACCCGCAGACCGAGGAGTTCCTCGCGGCGATGGGCCGGCGGCACCTCGAGATGGCCAAGCACTTCGGTCGCGAACGGCCCGTCGTGTCCTTCGCCGAGCAGGCCGACCAGTACCGGGAGCGGCGCATGATGGCGGTCCTCCTGAACTCCGACTCGGAGACCACGTCGGGCATCCCCGGCGCGCCCAACGACCTCCTCGGCCGCGCACAGGCCGACCACCCCGACGTGTTCATCGCCTTCGCGGGCATCGACCCGTGGAAGGGCGAGGCGGCGATCGCGGAGATCCGTCGGATGCACGCCGAGTACGGCATCAAGGGCGTCGGCGAGCTCAATGCGTCGCGCCAGCGATTCCTGCCGAACGACCGCCGGTTCTTCCCGATCTGGGAGGCGTGCGCCGAGCTCGGCCTCGTGGTGCTCTTCCACTCGGGCTTCCCGGGTGCGGGCGCCGGGACCCCCGGCGGCGGGGGCTACCGGCTCGAGAACGCGCGGCCGATCCCCTACCTCGACGACGTCGCGGCCGAGTTCCCGGAGCTGCGCATCATCAGCGCCCACCCCGCCTGGCCGTGGCACCTCGAGAACCTCGCGATGGTCTGGCACAAGTCGAACGTGTACCTCGACCTCTCCGGGTGGGCCCCCAAGTACCTGCCGCCCGAGGTCGTGCGGTACGCCGACTCGCTCATCACCGACCGGGTGCTCTTCGGTTCCGACTGGCCGGTGATGACCCCCGACCGCTGGATGGACGAGTTCGCCGAACTGCCGTTCAAGGAGGCGTCGCGACGCAGGATCCTGCTCGACAACGCCCGCACCCTCTTCGGACTCTGA